The Xyrauchen texanus isolate HMW12.3.18 chromosome 25, RBS_HiC_50CHRs, whole genome shotgun sequence genome includes the window GTGGTCTGTTTTCCAGGGCTGTACACTGGAGCCGTAATGAATGCCTGACTCTCCACACACTGACTGGGAACCTGACAGACAATGGTATCTAATCAGATTATTAATGTTCAATTCACAGCTTTTTGTACAGAGCTAAACCAGGATGCATTTAAATAACAGTATTTATCATACCTATATAATATATCTATCATACggttttattttggtttgaattAACACAAGACTACAGAAAATAAGTGTACCTGAATGGATTGAAATGGCTGCAGACCCAATGAAGGCACCTCTGCAATACAACCTCCAGCCATAGAGGGCAGTGTGCTGTACACCTGCACTATTGAATTGCTGTTACTGGTGGGCACCTGTGAGGAAAGAGGCGTGGCCTGGGTTGGTGGGAGGGGCTGTGGAGGCTGCTGATGGTGCTGCATGTACGAGGTTCCTGCATGCATGCTTAAGTTACTCTGTAAAACATGAGAATTGTCAAAGATCACAATTATGTTAGTCTCCGACTGTATCACTACCTCAGTTACAGAATGCTCTCTCCTGAAATATGAGGTCTATCTCTCTCAGGTGTGTTTTTACCTGTATGGAACCATGCATGGCTGCCATTGGCTGATCCAGAGAGCCAAATGCTGAGATGGCCGACATCAAAACCTCATCGCTGACCAACACGTTACCCTGCACcagcgtgtgtgtgagaggagaTTGCGGCACGGTTATATACGTCGACACCTTTAGGAGATACAAAtatattaacaaacaaataaatacaaatttacattttactagtgcaaatgcaATTCTTGGTATCAACAACTGAATTACAACTAGCAAAAATggtaattttttatatcagtaattggTTTTCACTAGCTGCAATATTCAATTCAGATATCTATAATGCATTTTCAGTTCAACAGACGACACATTCGCCACCactctccatctggccctcacccacctagataaaaaaaCACccatacattcgaatgctgttcataaccttcagttcagcattcaacacaatcattccccagcacctgattggaaagctgaacctgctgtgcctggacacctccctctgcaactggatcctggacttcctgactgggagactgcagtcagtccggatcgggaacagcatctccaccaccaccacactgagcactggggccccccagggctgtgtgcgctaagtccactgctgttcactctgctgactcatgactgtgcagcaatgcacagctcgaaccacatcattaggttcgccgatgacacgaccgtggtgggtctcatcagcaagaacaacgagtcagcatacagagaggaggtgcagcggctaacggactggtgtagagccaacaacctgtctctgaatgtggacaaaacaaaagagattgttgttgactttacgagagcacagagtgatcgctctccactgaacatcgacggctcctctgtggagatcgacaagagcaccaaattccttggtgttcacctggcggagaacctcacctggtccctcaacaccagctctatcaccaagaaagcccagcagcatctctactttcttctaagtttgaggaaagcacatctcccacccccatcctcactacattctatagagggactattgagagcatcctgagcagctgcatcactgcctggtttgggacttgcaccgtttcggaccgcaaagccctgtagatgatagtgaggacagctgagaagatcattgggtctctcttccctccatcaaagacatttacaaaaaacactgtatccgcaaagcaaccagcattgtggacgaccccacacacccctcacacaaactcttcaccctcctgccgtctggaaAGAGGTACCAAAGcgttcgggccctcacggccagactgtgtaacagcttcttccccaagccatcagactcctcaatacacagagactggactgacacacacacacgtgtcctgagttgcactttaattactgtcactttataactgtctgctacctcaataactgctatgtgcatagagcactatctcatagtatgttatgtttacatttttagaaactgtcatcttttgcactactgtgttctggtcggcgctgcactatctatcactgtctctcactgtgcccattgtcctgttcatttttagtattttattttactgtcccttactttttgcacacgtttgcacgtgtactttatataggtatgttatttagtctgtgtagtctcatgtggttctgtgtttgtcctatgttgtttttatgtagcaccatggtcctggaggaaagttgtctcgtttcactgtgtactgtactaactgtatatggttgaatgacaataaaaaccacttgacttgagtaGTTGTGATTTAATTGTTGATACCAAGAATGGATATTGTACtagtaataatataattattgataaaaaaaaaacatttttacaagatCAGATGAGCTGTACCTGTCTGTTCGCGGGCAGCTGTGGACCCATGCTGATGGAAGGTACGGAGGCGTAGGCGTTGGCGTTGTTGGAGGCCAGAGAGACGGTGGCCAGTGACAGGGTGTTGGATTGACACTGCTCACGCTTGTGGGTCATGAACGCCGGTAATGAGTTAAACTGCTTCTTACATTTCCCACAGAGAAACACGTCATCATCATCTGTAAATATAACATCATGTTCAAGAATTTTGGAACTTTTTTGGCATTTACAGACATATGAGGTATAGCGTAAACGTGGGGGAACGGATTTCCCAGAGTGAATTTCATGGGAGGTATGGCGTTTCCCATTCAAACTGGCTACATTTGTTTGGGGAATAAAGGGTATTTCTATATTTTCTCCACTTAATAGCCTACAAAAGCTTTCCAGGTTCCGCACATAAATGCATGGGAGCTTCTGCGTCTGTGGTTACACAATGTTGACTATGTGAGACGCCAGAACACAAACATGCAACAGATCGACAGATGCATACGGGAATTCATGGGCAACCGATCCACCCATACACGCAACAGATCCACACGTGCTCAATTCACAAATCCATGCACCAGAAGAATGCACAAATATACAGTTTTCTTTTCTCAGAATACCATCCACAagtacataagtgtgtgtgtgtaattgaatgcaacatttataataaaattttatttgtttccatgatgGCAAAGCCCCATTTTCAGCTGCCAATTACACCAGCTTAATAAGAAAATAATGTTTCACATAATCCTCCTTTTAAAAAAGTAAAGCTACTTTAGACTTACAAGTCAAATTTCAGTTctaaaaataaccaaaaagaaACATATTTCTCCTCAAATTGATCAATCTATTGTTCTTGTGAGATATGAAGGCTATTCCAGGCACTtctgtttttaaagaataaaacaaacttgATCTAACCGGGACAGAGAGAGAAGTGAACAAACCAGATGCACAACAACCAGaatataagtacatcagagtctctaatttgagaacAGATCCTCACAGGTTATAAAAATAGcagctttaatgaaaatatatgcCGAAAACTGGAAACAATCATTTGTcagtgtgtaacattataaatgcctTTAGTgtaatttttcaataattttcaatcaatttaatgcatcctcgaTGAAATTTTAGTGAATCTCAGCCATTTCCACCACTGAGTACATCCATATTACAATTAcaaatttttatgaaattacctcaaaaaaactttggttatattttttcagtttgttgactttatttcagtttataggactatgtcaccttacacagaaacgttaatttaacaagtacacatgcatgtaccactacaagttagccgattttgtttgttggtttgtttgctaaatgttaaccttatctgtcggagtcccagtcatagcaattatcttgtcgcaaatattgcatcgtgctctgttggcatcgagcctggtgaaatgtagccacacttttgatcttttccacatctatcACATGTATGGGGCTTGGGACGCTTACACACTACTGCCTCATgtgtgagccgcgtctctgggcgtaaccggcTGTAACTAGTGTTTTTCCTGGATTCCTAAACACAGCTAATCACCGGCaattttagatttgggcacatctagcatgctacatgctgaccactgacgttgacgagattaaccccttaggtatcgaaatttggcaCCGAACGACAAtgcattttttgatactcgattgtttagaggcaattcgttcagtgcctaaaatgtatcggaCTCGATACCCAGCCTGACAGATCACACATTATCTGTTAAATAAACACATGAATCGTCCTCACCCATTGGTTGGATGGTTGTTCCTGAGACATTCTGTGAGCCTGGGTCCAGAACACCAGCTTGACTGTCTAACAATGATTGGACATTGAGGACCGTCTGATTGTCCATGCCTGAAATAGGACAAATATGTCATAATCAATCAGTAACTTATATTTTCTTTGAAAGTTGGTCACTCCCAGAACAGTAACATTATAGCACCGTTCATAATTGTAGATTCATTGTAAATTGtacggggcggctgtggctcaggtggtagagcgggttggccactaatcgcagggttggtggttcgattccttgcccacatgactccacatgccgaagtgtccttgggctagtgcagaccatttaccatttgtagTGCTCTAGCTTGTTTGGCGTGCCACCCTGGGCGACTGCCCATATCGCCCATGCCTACAGTAGCCATTGGCTACAGTCATGGTATTAGCACATGGTGGTAATACCATGGCACTGAATAATTACCATATTCCTGTAGTGTGATATTTACATGAAAGTCCAAGGTAGTTCAAAGAATATATTGGTATTACTATGGcacaagtccaaaaaacatgattAGGACACGGTACTAAATGATTAGCATATtcctgatagcacatgtacatcaccgagacgtctatttgatgtgtgttttcatctggaagacgtattttttaggatgtttgctcatctgcaataagtCTATCAGACGTTTCCACTCGGATATCAATAAAACatacagcagatgtctttgagacgtttatgatttgtaatgtttgtaaatctgatctttttaagatgtttagcagatgttaattagactacgatgctttccagatgaaacactcTTAAACCAATCTCGCCATCTCACAGATGAACATTTAGAGCATGTGCTTCTTTTACGTTACAACATATGCACTTCAGCTAAGGAATAGTTGACGGACTATTGCAAAGCAGTAAGAGTTAAAAGTAAGTGTGTCAGAGTTTTGAGCTAGCAATGTCATTACTGTTGATTTCAAGACCATTTCTGTTTGTTCATAATGTTTTATGCACTTTAAATGAACTAGATAGGTTTTAAAATTTATTTCTTAGGACTTCACCAATGGTGTGCAGCTCACACATTGAACTTaattgcttcaaaggatctaGTGGATGCCAACTTTAAAGGTCCTGCCCACAGGGTACACAATGgttcaactgcaaaatgtgcagcaatatggAACAAAGCCCATCGCTCTACTGAGtccactgcatgaaacttgacataaaactTGACGCAATTGTTCCTTGTGGGACTCGTGAAACTTTTTTAATATATTCAGCTCTTTAAGAATATTATTGCTGTTCAAAAGATAATATCTTGCACCTCAGTTTTGGATTAGACGATGGACTATCAgtaaacagtaagggttaaaggTGTTTCAGTGTTTTTGACGACAGCTTTGAACTAAAGTCATtcctgttgattttatggtctttaatttctgtttattttatgatcgatttatgttgattttatggtcattaatgtttGTAATGCTTCTATTgatttatgcacttaaaatgaacttgatgtctccgtgttttgaattataaacgTTGGGTActgtcattgctgtttgatttaatgtttaattcattCATGTAATggttaatgcactttttaaaaatgtcacgaTGAGCTATTTTTATTAGTATAAGAATGGACTACATTTTCTTCCACTTTTTACtcttgatttttaaatgattatcctactcaaatgcatgtgacataaaatagaACTAGGTTGAAAGTAATCGGATTAGATTAACCCAAAAATTGTATCTATGAGATTACATTTCTGATTGCATTTTTCATCATGtaaagtaatttgtaatcagtagcTGATTAAAAATTACAAGTAATCCGTCCAGAACTgtcccagatagcacatgtagGTCTCCAAGATgtttgttttagatcttttcatctggaaagcatcacaatctaattaacatctgctaaacatcttaaaaagatcagattaacAAACATTactaatcataaacatctcaaaggcatctgctgaacgtctgactgacatccgagaggaaacgtctcaTAGAcctattgcagatgagcaaacaacctaaataatgcatcttccagatgtaaacacacatcagacgtctgggtgatgtacttGATCTATAAGGGTTcacgtgtgtgtttacatctggaagatgcactttttaggttgtttgctcatctgcaatacgtctataagacgtttcctctcagatgtcaatcATTCAGCAGATGCCTTTAAGAcgtttatcatttgtaatgtttgttaatctgatctttttaagatgtttagcagatgtaaaTTGGACTGCGATGCTTTTCCAGATGCAACGCTCTTAAACAACTCGCTAATGTGCGTGAGTCATCTGTTTGGTGAACATTGCCGTAAAATAAGCAAACAGCTAATACAAAAAGGGGGGGAAACAACTTTCACACTGCAAACGAGAGTGCACACGTATTTCACAACAGTAAAATCGTCATATGaggtaatattatattatattatatttaatgtatatatcATAGCAGACAGCGATGAGGTGTTTTTTGGCTTTTCCAGGGATGTGTCTCTCTCCCTCCGCCATGATCCCTCAGCACGCGGCTGTTATTCCAATCGCTCTTCCTCCCTCCTCTACATCAATCTCTGCTCACGTGCATTAAAGTGAATATATCAACATATTGACCGCAAAACTGcgctaatataatttataaaaaaatgttctcTTATGATTTAAACACATTGACATTCATTATAACCGAAACATCTACTGTTTGTCCGAATCACGCAAAAAAATTACTGCAAAAATAAAGTGTGAAATTAACAATGTTAATATAGGATTTAAAATAAAGTATGAATTTATACCTTCCAGAACCTCGTATATTGCCTGCGCCATCTTGTAGTTCCTCTGTGCATAACGCCAGTAGTGGGCGGGGTTTATTACAATGAGTCACACTTAAcataaagtttgtttgtttgtttgtatatttgtttgtttcacATGACATAAACACTTCATTATCATatctgttttgattttttttatatttacactaATTTATCAATATTTCATATTAACTATATGGTCCAAATGCTATCAGATAAAGCTGATTACCATACAGAATAAATTACATATAACAGATTAGATTAAAATATAGCAATTTTTGATCAGTGACATCAGAATTAATATCTGTGTTGAACCTCAGTCATTTCAATAATTTGTTAAGACATTAAACAGCATTTAATATTGCTTGTGAAATTTGATGATAAATTAAAGCTGATAACCACAAAGGCTAATACAGCTTTTAAATAAATGAGAAttcacaacaaaataacaaagaacacaaaatgacacaaaaagAGATTAGACTACCGGTaattattattcaataaaaactaaataaataaacaaattcacaacaaaataacacaaaaatgtaacacaaaaagagatttagATTAATCAAACAGAACTatcattaacccttgtgcgtcaataaaaaaacatttatgaggacaaaaatgtctgtgtcaAAAACTGCCATGATtaatatgatatattaatattattttccactttcactgactttgaaatttagatttttttttaaccaacatcagtcctgattgTAACTACCATATATtctttcattttcaggattttaaccctttaaatgacagtttgtttacataatgccactgttgtttttcacacacacaaaacacactctgacatccataccagcacacccacacaattttagctgcataatttattcatttggcctgcagtgctctataataaagcaaacagaaaataggaaaaaagcttgtatttgctccataggctaaaaatgaaagaaaaaatggcgccatctggtggaaaatatttacattttgaagcctGGCCTCCTGAATGAAAGCATGCTTTAATGGCCCTGGGGTcaaatggggacatttttgtcaaatgtaaatatttgagtgtaaatattttgtgtacacagtgtattatagatgtattataggaactgaggttgaaatatcaaaattccccccaaaatactcacctttggcaaaatgtatgatgttggcattaacacagccaaaatgatcgaaaaaaataaataaaatacaaatgaaaaatacaaacatggcccgaaggtcgcacaagggttcaGCAATTAAACGTAAGTTTACGGAGCACAGGTGGATGTACATGTAATAACACGATGTCCAAAAAATCAATGTCCGTTTCAAAACGAAACGGTTTTCCATCAGCATTACATAAGTGGAAATGTAAGTTTccattcaaacaaaaacatttaaaacaaaaagaaagaaaaagcgaCGCCGTTGAATGACACCCGCTCCAGCCAATGAGAACTCTATCGTCGGCCAATCAGCGAGCGTCAGGACGGCACGTGGCAGTTTCGCGGCAAAAAAGATTTGGCGCGTAAACCCTTTGAGCAAGTTCCGATCAGCTGtatcaaaaaaacaacaataacaaaagtgATTCCGGCCGCACCGGTGCGCGGGGACAGTTGGACCACATTTCTCCTTTGCTGTCAAtggatttatgcatttaaaatacaagaatttaatattatttaacgtTAAAAGCAAAACTTTGGAGATGGAGTGATTAAAAAAGACAAACCCGGAGGAGATTTTGGATTTATGTGTCCGATGAAAAGAGAAACTGGACTTTGGCTTTGTTCTGCATTCGGTTCggattaaatgtttatattttcactGTCTAAAAAGATTTTTAACCTATACAATTACGCATTTATAGCAAGTTTAGTAATAGTAATTTAAGATATACATCTAAGAAACTTTGTTTGAAAAAATACCACAACAACATCAATAACATAGCAATTGTTCcgaattgtaattttatttgttttgatgcacTTTAAAGATTACAATTGCTTTGCAATCTGTGTATATTCAGATATTTATTATGCACCGTACATTTTGTGCTTCTCAGCCATTTTCAATAGCACTTCCCTAAACAAAGGActcaattcaaaatgtattatgcGTGTGCTTATAATGCATCTTGTAGGTTTATAAAAAGCATGCATGGTATAACTGTTTAATGCAAAGTGTCATTGTAAAGTTGATAGTTTTGTTACACAAACTGTTGACCTAGATATTGGTTTTGTTTTGGCTCAGAGGCTCGAGGCCTGTTTTTAAAATGCTATTCATGCATTCTGAGTCTACCTTAATGAAACCCGGCAGAAGATGGCTGATACAACCATACAAACTCCAGTCCTCACTATTTTATGTGCAATTTGACTCACCTCTTCTGGCAAGCATTCATTAGTTCCCATGTACTAAGCCTTAAAGGTTGAAGATAACCCCAGAGAGCCCAAGTAAACCCTGCTGTTTTAACCCAGATATGTCTGAGAGTTATATATCGGGTCAGACCTCGGAGGACCTCTTGGTTGATTTTGAGTCTTTGTTGAATAATGGCAGTATTGATCTCAGTGAGGATCATCAAATTGTCATCATCTCTACTCCCAACACGGCCACGACCAGCACTGCAGTGGGGGACCTACTGCTGTTTGCCACCCCACACAATACCACCAGCACCACCACAAATCTGCCCGACCTCAGGAGACCCACCCTGGGCAGACCTCCGGTACGACCGCAGCCTTCTTTTGGTGCTGTCGGATTCCGTGTTGTTGCAATCATGCtatgtgttatacattttaaagaaatagttcaatagcatgacaattctgtcattatttgtttGGTTCATGCTGCTCTTTCAAAAATGGCTCTATATTACATTGTTTCCtttgtgacctttgacctcaggTAAAGAGAAAGTTAGATTTGGACAGTGATCACCAGTACATTTGCACGTTCCGACCCACTTCACATGGACCAGCACCTCCGGCCACGCCCGCACCACCCAGAGGTACAAACCCATGCCCAAGTTCTTGTCATGCAGGCGCTAGACGTAGACTCTCAGAACAGAACTTATCTATGTCATATCAATATCATATTAATGCAGTGATTAGACACACCCTAGTTGATGATAACTGAACAATCTTCTTTTAGTGCCTAAATTGGCTACGGAGAAATCTCGCTATGACACGTCTCTGAATCTGACCACCAAACGCTTCCTGGACCTGCTCGCTCAGTCACCGGACGGTGTGGTTGACCTGAACTGGGCCTCTCAGGTACTGGACGTCCAGAAACGACGCATTTACGACATCACCAACGTCCTGGAGGGTATTCACCTGATCTCCAAGAAGTCCAAGAACAACATTCAGTGGCTGTAAGTTGAGCTTGACCAGTATGAGATTGTATATTTAATccacaatatataataatatagtgtataagatattgatattttatacatataatataataattatggaataaaaatgtaacaatattttttacatactgTTTATAGTTAATATCATAATATCCAGTTTATAttgataattatataataaattatattgatttattaatttatattgtaTAACATTTATGTAAACtacattaataataacaataaaaaactttATACAAAATTTGTACAGTTTATATACAGATTATAATACTGATattataaaatagtttatatACAGTTTGTTGTGTATCATATATGCTATAAATATTATGTAATAACATAATAACAAtatcatttataaacattttatatacagtttataatgctgatattataaaatagtttatatACAGTTTGTTGAGTATCATATATGCTATAAATATTATGTAGTAACATAATAACGAtatcatttataaacattttatatacagtttataatgctgatattataaaatagtttatatACAGTTTGTTGAGTATCATATATGCTATAATTATTATGTAGTAACATAATAACGAtatcatttataaacattttatatacagtttataatgctgatattataaaatagtttatatACAGTTTGTTGAGTATCATATATGCTATAAATATTATGTAATAACATAATAACTGAtatcatttataaacattttatatacagattATAATGCTGATattataaaatagtttatatACAGTTTGTTGAGTATCATATATGCTATAAATATTATGTAATAACATAATAACGAtatcatttataaacattttatatacagtttataatgctgatattataaaatagtttatatACAGTTTGTTGAGTATCATATATGCTATAAATATTATGTAATAACATAATAACGATATcgtttataaacattttatatacagtttataatgctgatattataaaatagtttatatACAGTTTGTTGAGTATCATATATGCTATAAATATTATGTAATAACATAATAACGAtatcatttataaacattttatatacagtttataatgctgatattataaaatagtttatatACAGTTTGTTGAGTATCATATATGCTATAATATTATGTAATAACATAATAACGAtatcatttataaacattttatatacagtttataatgctgatattataaaatagtttatatACAGTTTGTTGAGTATCATATATGCTATAATATTATGTAATAACATAATAACGATatcattataaacattttatatacagtttataatgctgatattataaaatagtttatatACAGTTTGTTGAGTATCATATATGCTATAAATATTATGTAATAACATAATAACGAtataatttataaacattttatatacagtttataatgctgatattataaaatagtttatatACAGTTTGTTGAGTATCATATATGCTATAATTATTATGTAATCTAGACTGTGTGCATTTTACCCTGGTGAAGTCTCTTTGTTTCTTAATCTCCCAAGATTAACTGCGAATTGCATCATAATTCTTCCAGTGTGTAACTGTTAATCTGCAGTGTGTCATGTTTTgtctgttcatgtgtgtgtatctCAGGGGTAATCGTATAGACGGAGCATCTCTGGCGAAATTTCAGAAGCTGCAGCATGAGTTATCTGAACTGACGGAGGCGGAAGAAAAACTTGATGAGCTCATTAACAAATCCAGCCTACAACTACGGCTCCTCACAGAGGACACACATAACAAGAAATATCCTTCATCTTCATGTCTGACTGATCTTGAAAGTCTTTGTGTAGatgtttatgttaacattttagGTTGTACATTTGCATTAAGGTCCAGGAAGTGAATGaatcatttgttttattgttaatgCTTATATCCGTGAGTGAATTATATGATCTTTAACAAAATGTCAAGTTAAGCTACATCAGATGTCAAGATCTGCGTAACACCGTGGATCCTCCAGATCAGATCGTCATGGTGATCAGAGCTCCACCAGAAACACAGATGCAGGTGTCTGAACCCAGTGAGGTGAGCGAAAcaatacatgtccaaaaaagtcttttaaatgtctttgtttctttaaatgtgttaaaatgatctTCTCTCTCTATTACAGGGTTACCAGATCTCTCTAAAAAGCTCCAGAGGTCCGATCGATGTGTTTCTGTGTCCAGAGGACAGTTCTGGGGTTTGTAGTCCTGTCACTGATTGTAGTCCTGCTAAATCGTCCAGTCTGACCCCATCTCAGCCTGACACTGCctcacaggaagtgacatcatctaCGCTCCCTAGCTCCTCCCCTCTGCCTCTGGGTACTAACTCAGGTTAGTATGTGGGCGATGACAACATAGTTCATGAAaatcattgttttatttgtgGTTTGTCTCAAGCATTTTCATAAGCTTAGGTGATATGAGTGCTGAATggcaaaaacacaacaaaaaaatcaaatgttaaatgtttacatACGTTTATGGTTCATGAATATGAACATTAAATCTATGTACATCTTATATATAAATCTTAAATATACTTTAAATGTTGAATGCACAAGtatttaagaaaaaatattgactataaatgtaattattaaatataatacaaaacattaaattaaaacattaaatatacatataaaatattacaaatataaatataaaacattaaaaaatattaaatatacatttaaatcataagtgtaaatttaaatattaaatatacatttaaaaataaaaaacataatgtaataga containing:
- the e2f1 gene encoding transcription factor E2F1, producing MSESYISGQTSEDLLVDFESLLNNGSIDLSEDHQIVIISTPNTATTSTAVGDLLLFATPHNTTSTTTNLPDLRRPTLGRPPVKRKLDLDSDHQYICTFRPTSHGPAPPATPAPPRVPKLATEKSRYDTSLNLTTKRFLDLLAQSPDGVVDLNWASQVLDVQKRRIYDITNVLEGIHLISKKSKNNIQWLGNRIDGASLAKFQKLQHELSELTEAEEKLDELINKSSLQLRLLTEDTHNKKLSYIRCQDLRNTVDPPDQIVMVIRAPPETQMQVSEPSEGYQISLKSSRGPIDVFLCPEDSSGVCSPVTDCSPAKSSSLTPSQPDTASQEVTSSTLPSSSPLPLGTNSDSFLDSDPFSGICEMPDFDLSPLDSDFLLERGGVVEGLGLPLDSFICLSPPHNQDYHFGLEEHEGISELFDCDFSDLGPLEF